The Methyloferula stellata AR4 genome includes a window with the following:
- a CDS encoding ArsC family reductase — protein sequence MTIAVYGIKACSTVKKARDWLDGHGVTYVFHDYKIEGADPALLKAWCGEFGWETILNRSGTTFRKVPEEDRQNLDEAKAIKLMLAQPSMIKRPVVDLGKRRLVGFKADLYSEAFK from the coding sequence ATGACCATCGCCGTCTATGGCATCAAGGCTTGCAGCACAGTGAAGAAGGCCCGCGACTGGCTCGACGGGCATGGCGTCACTTATGTCTTCCACGATTATAAGATCGAGGGCGCCGACCCGGCACTCTTGAAAGCCTGGTGCGGTGAATTCGGCTGGGAGACGATTCTCAACCGCTCCGGCACGACCTTTCGCAAAGTGCCCGAAGAGGACCGGCAAAATCTCGACGAAGCCAAGGCGATCAAGCTGATGCTGGCCCAGCCTTCGATGATCAAGCGCCCGGTCGTCGATCTCGGCAAACGCCGGTTGGTCGGCTTCAAGGCTGATCTTTATAGCGAGGCTTTTAAATGA
- a CDS encoding universal stress protein encodes MIKDIVVHLDGSSDDTIRIAHADRLAALFGAHLRGVYTHLLPEISMAMADFGEASAALSISQDEALSGGDQIEEALIRRFERLATPQAEVRRLDIVPDDLRAGFASEARTTDLVVGLRPYRPDGIERWPAVIEAALLGAGRGVFIVPDEVVRVNSSFDTIFIGWSNTRESARAVTEAMPFLEKARQVIVGMVDRKGPPEAEHEAPGADIARYLDRHSVKVELRHIQDWDSVADALLNETVRIGPDLVVLGAYGHSRLHEWIFGGVTRDFLTRCAVPILMAH; translated from the coding sequence ATGATCAAGGATATTGTCGTCCATCTAGATGGGTCTTCCGACGATACGATCAGGATCGCGCATGCCGACCGGCTCGCAGCTTTGTTCGGCGCCCATCTACGTGGCGTTTACACGCATCTGCTGCCCGAAATCTCAATGGCCATGGCGGATTTTGGCGAGGCCTCGGCCGCGCTCTCGATAAGCCAGGACGAAGCCTTGAGCGGTGGCGATCAGATCGAAGAGGCGCTGATCCGGCGCTTCGAAAGGCTCGCAACCCCGCAAGCGGAGGTGCGCCGTCTCGACATCGTTCCCGACGATCTGCGGGCAGGCTTCGCGAGCGAGGCGCGTACCACCGATCTCGTGGTGGGTCTCAGGCCTTACCGTCCTGACGGCATCGAGCGCTGGCCGGCGGTGATCGAAGCCGCCCTCCTCGGCGCCGGACGCGGCGTTTTTATCGTGCCGGATGAGGTGGTGCGCGTAAATTCATCCTTCGACACGATCTTCATCGGCTGGAGCAATACGCGCGAATCTGCGAGGGCCGTGACTGAGGCCATGCCCTTTCTCGAAAAGGCTCGTCAGGTCATCGTCGGTATGGTCGATCGCAAAGGGCCGCCCGAAGCGGAGCATGAGGCACCGGGCGCCGATATAGCGCGCTATCTCGACCGTCATAGCGTGAAAGTCGAATTGCGGCACATCCAGGATTGGGACAGCGTCGCAGATGCCCTTCTCAATGAAACCGTACGTATCGGTCCAGATCTCGTCGTGCTTGGCGCCTATGGTCATTCGAGATTGCACGAATGGATCTTCGGCGGCGTGACACGGGATTTTCTGACGCGCTGCGCCGTGCCGATTCTGATGGCTCATTGA
- a CDS encoding YybH family protein — protein MLKYVFGCLCVFALAIPASAEEITEQSLMQAATTLAKQYDTYYGAKDVDGMTKVYASDAILISPSGVVVRGTAGLKPYYEKRFASGAKDHATTITEVHLQGNGGYGIGHFAVTVPEKDGKEKREEGNLAVVYQQEANGWHIKLLVPSTLPAK, from the coding sequence GTGTTGAAATATGTCTTCGGTTGCCTATGTGTCTTTGCCCTCGCAATACCGGCAAGCGCCGAAGAGATCACCGAGCAAAGCCTGATGCAGGCTGCGACCACACTCGCGAAGCAATATGACACCTATTACGGCGCCAAGGACGTCGATGGCATGACGAAGGTCTATGCCTCCGATGCTATCCTGATTTCGCCTTCGGGCGTGGTCGTGCGCGGCACGGCCGGCCTCAAACCCTATTATGAGAAGCGCTTTGCCTCCGGCGCCAAGGATCACGCGACCACGATCACCGAAGTCCATCTGCAAGGCAATGGCGGCTATGGCATCGGCCATTTCGCTGTGACCGTGCCCGAAAAAGATGGCAAGGAGAAGCGCGAAGAAGGCAATCTCGCGGTTGTCTATCAGCAGGAAGCCAACGGCTGGCACATCAAGCTGCTGGTGCCGAGCACATTGCCCGCGAAGTGA
- a CDS encoding NAD(P)-dependent oxidoreductase, translating into MDIGFIGLGTMGGPMALNLAKAGMPLAVWNRSAAKTDALRGAGARVVATPAELFRETRIVILMLADDAAIDSVLSRGTPDFAATVAEHTIVHMGTTSPEYSRGLEADIRAAGGLYVEAPVSGSRKPAESGELVAMLAGDEAAVEAVRPLLKPMCGETIICGAVPNALLMKLAVNLFLITMVTGLAEAVHFAKCHALDLDQLLAVLDAGPMASSVSRIKAQKLAAQDFAVQASISNVLENNRLIAEAARKSGVASPLLDACHALYAETQALGHGDADMAAVVRAMEARTGALDRS; encoded by the coding sequence GTGGACATAGGCTTCATCGGTCTCGGCACCATGGGAGGGCCCATGGCGCTCAATCTGGCGAAAGCCGGAATGCCGCTCGCAGTGTGGAACAGATCCGCCGCCAAAACCGATGCGCTACGCGGTGCCGGAGCGCGCGTTGTGGCAACGCCGGCCGAACTCTTCCGTGAAACACGTATCGTGATTCTGATGCTCGCCGACGATGCCGCGATCGATTCGGTTCTCAGCCGCGGCACGCCGGATTTCGCTGCGACGGTCGCGGAGCACACGATCGTCCATATGGGAACGACCTCGCCCGAATATTCGCGCGGGCTCGAAGCCGACATCCGCGCCGCCGGAGGCCTTTACGTCGAAGCGCCCGTCTCCGGCTCGCGCAAGCCTGCCGAGAGCGGTGAGCTTGTCGCCATGCTCGCAGGCGACGAAGCCGCCGTAGAGGCGGTTCGCCCGCTGCTTAAACCCATGTGCGGCGAGACGATTATCTGCGGAGCGGTGCCGAATGCGCTTTTGATGAAGCTCGCGGTCAATCTCTTTCTCATCACCATGGTCACGGGCCTGGCGGAGGCGGTGCATTTTGCCAAATGTCATGCACTCGACCTCGATCAATTGCTGGCGGTGCTCGACGCCGGTCCGATGGCGAGCAGCGTGTCGCGCATCAAGGCGCAAAAGCTCGCCGCGCAAGACTTCGCCGTTCAAGCCTCGATTTCCAATGTGCTCGAAAACAACCGGCTGATCGCCGAGGCCGCGCGAAAGTCCGGCGTGGCATCGCCCCTGCTCGATGCCTGTCATGCGCTCTATGCCGAGACCCAAGCGCTAGGACACGGCGACGCCGATATGGCTGCCGTGGTCCGTGCGATGGAAGCGCGCACCGGCGCGCTTGATAGAAGCTGA
- a CDS encoding peptide deformylase: MTIRPILQFPDPRLREVALPVTAFDAELRTLAEDLLDTMRDASGLGITASHIGVAKRLAVIELEDGTGVRTYINPRVVWASDDMSSYKEGSVSMQGVLEDVERPARVRVAYQDLDGAEQVEEADGLLAVCLLHEIDQLDGIFWLQKLSRLRKDRTIKRYEKIQRAS, from the coding sequence GTGACAATCCGACCCATTCTACAATTTCCAGATCCCCGCCTGCGCGAAGTGGCACTTCCCGTGACCGCTTTCGACGCGGAGCTTCGCACGCTTGCGGAGGATCTGCTGGACACGATGCGCGATGCGTCGGGGCTCGGGATCACCGCATCTCATATCGGCGTTGCGAAGCGGCTCGCCGTGATCGAACTCGAAGACGGCACCGGCGTCCGTACCTATATCAATCCGCGCGTCGTCTGGGCTTCCGACGACATGTCGTCCTATAAGGAAGGCAGCGTCTCGATGCAGGGCGTGCTTGAAGATGTCGAACGCCCTGCCCGGGTCCGCGTCGCCTATCAGGATTTGGACGGTGCCGAACAGGTCGAGGAGGCCGACGGATTGCTCGCCGTCTGTCTTCTCCATGAAATCGATCAGCTCGACGGGATCTTCTGGCTGCAGAAGCTGTCGCGCTTGCGCAAGGACCGCACCATCAAGCGCTACGAGAAAATTCAACGCGCTTCATAA